AGTGTGTCCGGCCCCGCCCCATTGAGGCAATCTTACTCTCTGACACTGAAGAACAAGCCCAGGCTGTCTGGAATCTCAGCTGCATCcacaggaaagggagagaggcacCCCACTTTCACCAGTAGCACCCAGGAGATTCACTTTTCAGTGACTGACGGGTCACCCCTATCCACAACTCCACCCGCTGCAAAATAGAGAGTAGGGTCCACAACTCCTTCTAATCATCCTTATGATTAGAAGGTCTAGGGTCATGATTAGGAGGTCTAGGGTCATCTTGATCCACGTTGTTTCCTTTCCTCAGATCATGCAGACGCAAAAGATTTGCTTTTAATTGTGAACACCTGCTCTACATGAGCAAAGAGGAGATCATCAAGATCGTTAGCTATCCTCCTCTTTTCTCCCCAAGACAAACTATTACAAATGGGAAATTCCTAGGTaggattttctcatttgtaagagGCCAGACACACCAAGATTATGGTAAGACAATAGCAGGGTAAATATCTTGGGAATCACTCAAAGTCAACCAAACAAGAatacagaaacaataaaatatagaGCTACGCAGAGGAAATCTGAACATATTTGTGACCCCAAGAAaacccaccaccacaaccaccaccaccaggaAACGCCTAGAAGCTTCTGGAACTCTCTACATACAATTCCATCATGTTCTCCTTCCCAGCAAAGCCCACCAGCTCTAAGGAGAGATGTGCCTTTATGGTAGGGGAGCCCCATGAGGACAAGTTTGAGGAGAgtagagggtgggaagaggagaTTGTGTCAATGAAATTCAGAACTATAGTTCCCAGAACGCTGCTTAACAAAAGGCAGAAAGCCTCACTGGGAAGACAAGAAGGAGAATGGCAAAGCTGTCCCGTAGAGACAAAATAACTAACTTGCTCACCCACATAGCCTATTGCAATTTAAATATGCAATGTGTTCAAACTCAGCAACACTTTTGGTCAACACACTTTAGGAGACTGGTTGGAGATGTGACCCAGAAACTGTGTACCTTGGCTCACAAcacaagaggagagaagaagatgACTATCTCTCACTACCACCACCAGGTAAAAGATGCCGAATGAGAGTGATGTACGGTGCCCCAAAAGTCAGTATCTGAGGGCAAAGAGGTGCAACTAGGCTGGACACAGGATGCAGGCTACTTGGGAAGGTTAGGCAACACGGTATGGATGGTGCTCCGAGAAGAGTGGGTGAATACTTCCTTCTGCCGGAGCTTAGTTCCACTAATCTCAGTTATTCTGCATTCAGTATACTGGGGCAAGTGACCCATTACTCCATCTTGGGAGGAGCCATGATGCCAACTGTTGTCAGGTGAGGCCAGAAAAAACAATGGGTTGGGGAGTGTTTCATAAAAACGTCTCTGTTCCCTTGGAGCCTTGGCAGAGGAATGGATGTAATTGGTGAACTTATACCTTATATGGAACCTTAGAATAAGAAGCTCTGCCCTTCTTCAAGGTCACTTTATAAACCACATAAAAGTCAAGCTGGTCAGAaaggtgaaaaagagaaagaatttccCACAAAAAGAACTGGTACCTGTAGGTTTACTTGTAGTTCACCATAGTTGCTCCTTCCTCTGTTCCATCAACATTGGTTAAGTCTGAGAGACAATAACTTTCCAACTAGTGATTGATTGGAATAGAGCTAGCAGACCAGGCATGACTTGAGATACCATCTGGTGTGTATAAAGCCCCTTTttagaaagatgagaaaacagtcccagagaggtgaaatgacttgcACAATGCAAATTAGAAGCCGAATTAAGGGTAGAACCCAGATCTTCTGGCTTCCAGTTCAGTGCTGCTGGGTTTTTCTTACTAAACCAACATAATAAAGAGCATAGAAGGGAAGACAAGAATAAAGTCTATTTTGGTCTTTGGTAGCCAGGGTAAGGAGAATGCTGTCACTTCTATGAGAAAACCCAAAGTGAACCCGGCTAATCAGGACTGTGCTTGGGAAGGGAGCAGGGGCATTACCTTTCAACACCAGAGGTTCTTTGCCTTCTCTCTTCAGGGACTCGAGGACTATGTGAAGTGGCTGGGAGGGCATCACTCGGCTTGGCTCATTGGTATTCTCATCATAAACTATAATTTCTTTGGAAAAGATCCTCTTGAAAGAGTCCTTGCCTTCCCTACAGGAAATCAAGTCTAGGACAGTGATCTTGCCCTGCTGCAGTCTCCGCCGGCTGATCTTATCGGCACAGTTAATGTGGACAGCTCCTTGGATGTGACTCTTGTTGTACTCCATGAAGGGCCTGCAGTCAATGATGACAGGGCCCTGACTCGGCAGGTGACTCTTGCTGCATTTGGTCATCTTCTTTGCCAAGTCATTGGGGTAGATTATTTTGATGCTGGCTAGCTGCTTGGGGGTCCCTGACACAGGGCTGCCCACCCCACCTGATGGACTTAAAGAGCCTGTATTCTCATTATTGTTGACCATCTGGTTAGCAGGGCAGGTGGTAGAGGTTCcgatggcagtggtggtggtgccAGCAGCAATGGCTTGGGTTTGGGCCTGATTGTCCTTGTCGTAGGTTGCCACAGTGCAGCAGCTGGCACTGCTGCATCCACAATTCAGGGAGCGGGCAGAGCCGCTGGATGAGGGCATATACGTCAGATTCGCAGCCTTGAGGGACACAACGGTGGTGGCGATGACAGGAGGGTGGCTGTTACTGCCTGGGGTGGCAGAGCCAAGGTAGCTAGAGTCTAAACAAAGGTTGAGATCCTGAGGTCGGACGGGCCTAGATAGTGCCACTACTACCCTGTCGTCTAAAGGAGATGGAGGCATGAGGAGGCTGAAAACTGGCAATTCAAGAAGAACTCAAGACAGTCTGTAAAGAacggggaagggagaaagaaaggataaaGTCACGTGACACAAAAGGCAGTCTCATCCAATCCCTAGGAAAGGCCTTTGCATCCCTCTGAGCAAAGTCTTCCTAATTGCCCTTTATCATACCACTATCAAAACTTGAAactcagttttatgtattcaaaGAGGATGCAAACCTGAGGGCCCCAATCAATTTGGTTGCTAAATCTAAGGTTAAATTTGGATGTAATGTTGTAAATGTTAATGAATATTTCCTGGATCTACATAAAAGTTCAGCTGTAGAGAAAGTATAAgcacaaataattagaaaagctGAAGACAGAAGGGAGGCTCTTAAGAGGCATCTATTCTGAACCTCAGCTCTTGAGCAGAAGTACACTGCAAACATCTGAGAAAGACCCATTTGTCCACCCTTGCATGCTTGCCATTTAATTCCCTCACTCACTGCAAAGGCAAAGGGGCAACCAGGAGCACTGGCATGGTTCACAGAAATGTACAGCAGCTAAATATACATCAGAGTGGATGTCAACTTTCTGCAAATCCCCTTAAGTGAATCTCTTTAACTTGGAGCTATTCTTGCCTTCCATCCTATTGGGGTCCTTTGAAACGCACAACATAGTCATATTAAAACCTCACATGTTGTCTTTTGGCTTCTTATAAATTAATCTGCATTTCCCCTTTTCACTACTAACGGGTGTCCTAAAACGAAATCTCAAGCCGTGGAGCCAGATCTGGAAACCTGGAAACCCCAACCCTGGCAGATCCATCACCCTTTGCTCTCCCACCTACCCCTACCCTCATTCCTGCCTGGAAAGGACAACTTGAGCTCACCTCCCTCTTCATCTCCCTGCCTGGCACAGGCTGTGCATCCCAGAGCTTCTCTCAATGGGAGGCAGCCACGTTGTATAAGGTTTCAATCCCATACAGATATCCCCTCTTCAAGAGTACTGACTCCGTAAAGAGGACCTCCCAATTAGCCTGTACCCGTTGAAAGGGGCAGTGAATTGTTGCCCACTGGATCTATCTCTGATTTCAAATATTGTCTGCAAAAAGACGGCTCCTTCCTCTTGCAGGCACAGGGACACTCCACAACCCAGGCTTGCTAACTGTTCTTCTTCTATTAGACACGCACACAGCAAAGACACCAAACCCCGCGCCAAGAGTCGCTCACCTAAACGAACTTTAAGAGCTGTCTGGAAAAATGCCATCTATCATTCGTCTACACACGACCGTCACCATTCTCATCCGTCTACACACGACCGTCACCATTCTCTGACACAGAACCAAAGTGTCACAGGCGGAATCCACACTCACGCGCGCACAAGGGGGCACGCACCCATCACGTCGGCAGATCTCCAACGACTCGGGTTTCTCTCACCCACCTTTGGATGGGAGCGAAGAAGCCAACCCCCTTCCCTTGCgtagtatttttttctg
This Rhinopithecus roxellana isolate Shanxi Qingling chromosome 8, ASM756505v1, whole genome shotgun sequence DNA region includes the following protein-coding sequences:
- the DUSP10 gene encoding dual specificity protein phosphatase 10; the protein is MPPSPLDDRVVVALSRPVRPQDLNLCLDSSYLGSATPGSNSHPPVIATTVVSLKAANLTYMPSSSGSARSLNCGCSSASCCTVATYDKDNQAQTQAIAAGTTTTAIGTSTTCPANQMVNNNENTGSLSPSGGVGSPVSGTPKQLASIKIIYPNDLAKKMTKCSKSHLPSQGPVIIDCRPFMEYNKSHIQGAVHINCADKISRRRLQQGKITVLDLISCREGKDSFKRIFSKEIIVYDENTNEPSRVMPSQPLHIVLESLKREGKEPLVLKGGLSSFKQNHENLCDNSLQLQECREVGGGASVASSLLPQPIPTTPDIENAELTPILPFLFLGNEQDAQDLDTMQRLNIGYVINVTTHLPLYHYEKGLFNYKRLPATDSNKQNLRQYFEEAFEFIEEAHQCGKGLLIHCQAGVSRSATIVIAYLMKHTRMTMTDAYKFVKGKRPIISPNLNFMGQLLEFEEDLNNGVTPRILTPKLMGVETVV